CGACAGGCCTCATTGAAATCAGTGGTGTCATTCCGTTTTCGGAAACGATTTTTTCTTGGCAATCGATGTTGATGACAGCGATTCTGATTGTGGTCTCCGTCGCAATCGCCTATTTCTCTACACCTACTGGAAATCGAGTTAAAACCGCCGCTGATTTGGGTGTCGATCTGACTGAAATCAATTTGGTGGTCAGTAAACCTCAGCGTCCTGGTGAATGGCTCGAATACTCGCCGGTGATGACGGTTCTGGTGGTCTTGCTTAGCTCGCTCTGGCTTTACAGTGAATTCACCACTAAAGATCCAGTGCTCGCGATATCAAACCTCAATACGTATAACTTTCTGTTTCTGACGCTGGGTATGCTTCTGTGCTGGCGGCCAATCCGTTTTATCCGTGCCTTTGCCAAAGCCGTACCTTCGGTAGCAGGAGTACTGATTCAATTCCCACTCTATGGGGGCATTGCCTACATCATGACGAAGGCGGCCAACGTTGATGGCCAAACGCTTTCTCATGTGTTGGCGTCAGGGTTTGTTTCGGTCGCTTCATACGATACTTTTTCAGCGGTCATGGGGCTCTATTCCGCTATTTTGGGGTTTTTCATTCCATCCGGTGGCGGTAAGTGGCTGATCGAAGCACCTTATGTATTACAGGCGGCAAATGAGCTGAAGGTCAATCTTGGCTGGTCGGTGCAGATTTACAATGCCGCCGAAGCGCTCCCCAATTTGATTAACCCGTTTTGGATGTTACCGCTACTAGGTGTTCTAGGATTGCGAGCCCGGGATATTGTTGGCTTTACGTTCACGCAGTTACTGGTGCATTTGCCGCTCGTATTATTTTTGTTGTGGTTCTTCGCCAGTACGTTCCAATACATTGCGCCGGTAATTCCGGGTAAATAAACAACTGTCCAGGCAAATGTTTAGGTGCTGTTTTATAACAGCATCTAAAGCGCTTCGTCTGCATTGCCAACTATTACTGTTGGATGTGTATCGACAAAACTATAAACGGAGAATGACATGGCCGATAAAAAATACATCATCTGTGACAAGGCAGAAACCGCTGCGCTGCTGGATTTCGCTCAACTGACAGATGCAATTGAACAAGCGTCGCAGGAGTATACCCAGGGCCAGATTACCAGTCCGGAGCGTATGGTTGTGCCTATGGCTTTAGGGGGAGTCATGCTGAGCATGCCCGCAGTCTCTGAAGATCTGGCGATTCATAAATTGGTTAACGTACAACCGAAGAATCGGGATCTCAATATTCCAACGATTCACGGTCATGTTTCGGTTTATGACGCAGAAACGGGGAGCCCGTTGTTCATTCTGGATGGGCCTGAAGTCACGGGCCGTCGCACGGCGGCAGTAACCATGTTGGTGATCCGTACATTCAAGGAAGCTCTGCCAAAAGAAATTCTCATCATCGGCACCGGGACGCAGGCGACCTATCACTTGCAGGCGATTCAGGCGCTGTACCCAGAAAGTAAAGTTTGGATGCGTGGAATCAACGCAGCTGACGCTCAGCAATTCTGCACAACCAACCGTAGGGTACACCCTAATCTACATCCGTGTGTTGATGACGAGGTGCCAGAGACAGTCGATGTGATCATCACGTTGACCACTAGCACTGTGCCTGTCTACAACCAATCTGGACAAGTAGGAAGGCTTGTAGTGGGCGTTGGAGCGTTCAAACCAGAAATGGCTGAAATCGGAAAAAATACGTTGTTCAGCAGTGATATTTATATCGATGATCCAGCAGGGGCGAAGCATGAGGCTGGCGACCTGATTCAAGCTGGTATTGATTGGACTCAAACTCGATCCTTGGCTTCGGCCTTCACAGATACACCCGATCTGACTCGTCCGATTGTCTTCAAAAGCGTGGGTACGGGTGCATGGGATTTAGCTGCCTGCCGCGTAGCACGAGCTAAATTGGGCGTCTAGTAATCAGCTGATTGGTTTGTTGCGAAATCCCTCCAGTTGATTAAGTCGAGCCCTATATCGATGAGTTTATTAACTGGAGTTGTAAGCGCTGTTTTCTGAGCGCGTTAGTGATCGAGTTTAAAGAGTTGTTTTTATCTCTTTGTTAAGTGGTTTAACGGCCCTCGGAATCTGCGAGTTACAACTGGGTAATCAATCAGGTGGTTTCGCCAACTCCATGAGCGTCGGGGATTCTAATCGCGATTGTGTTTAGTTGGCCGTCGGGCCGATTGATCTCAGACCACATTCGCTTGCGATACATAAATTTTTAAAGTTCCTAGCAATATTGCGGAGGGCACGACGTTGAACTATTTGAACGAGATGGTCGGTAAAGAGACTGGCGAACCAGGAAACATCATGCCCAATGACCTGCATGAGCCATTTGCTGAGTTTGCTGCAAGCATTCTTCCGCAGTCCGTTATGCGGGCAGCCATCACGGCGGCTTATCGTCGTCCAGAAACGGAAGTCGTGCCTATGCTGTTGGAGCAAGCCCGCCTTCCGGAAAAAATGGCAACCTCAGCCTGCGAGCTGGCGGCGTCCATCGCAGAAAAGCTTCGGAACCAAAAAAATGCAGGGGGGCGTGCGGGTCTCGTTCAGGGACTTCTGCAGGAGTTCTCTTTGTCCTCCCAAGAGGGCGTTGCACTGATGTGCCTGGCCGAAGCGCTGTTGCGGATTCCTGATAAGGGTACCCGCGATGCACTTATTCGCGACAAGATCAGCTCTGGCGACTGGGGGCCTCACTTGGGTAACAGTCCGTCGATGTTTGTTAATGCCGCTACCTGGGGCTTATTGCTCACGGGAAAATTGGTATCGACTAACAGCGAAGCAGGGCTCACCTCGCTGCTTCGTCGGATCATCAGTAAAGGGGGAGAACCCCTGATCCGCAAGAGCGTGGATATGGCCATGCGCATGATGGGGGAGCAGTTCGTCACAGGGGAGTCGATTGCGCAGGCATTGAGTAATGCCAATCGTCTAGAGGAGGAAGGTTTTCGCTACTCTTACGACATGCTGGGCGAAGCGGCACTGAGCGAACACGACGCGCAGAGATACCTGGTGTCCTACGAGCAAGCAATCCATGCAATCGGTAAGGCCTCAAGCAACCGTGGTATTTATCAAGGCCCCGGAATTTCGATCAAGCTTTCTGCACTGCATCCACGTTACAGCCGTGCGCAGTATGGTCGGGTCATGGATGAACTTTATCCCCGTCTGCTGTCGCTGACGTTGCTCGCCAAGCAATACGATATTGGCCTCAACATCGATGCTGAAGAATCCGATCGGCTCGAACTGTCGTTGGATCTGTTGGAGCGCTTGTGCTTTGAGCCGCAACTGGCAGGTTGGAACGGTATTGGGTTTGTGATCCAGGCTTACCAAAAACGCTGCCCTTACGTGATTGACTACGTGATTGACTTGGCTGAGCGCAGCCACCACCGCCTCATGATTCGTTTAGTAAAGGGGGCGTATTGGGACAGTGAAATCAAGCGTGCCCAAGTCGAAGGATTGGAGGACTATCCGGTTTACACCCGTAAGGTGTACACCGATGTTTCCTACATAGCCTGTGCGCGCAAACTGTTATCTGCCCCTGAGGCGATCTACCCTCAGTTTGCCACGCATAACGCGCATACGTTGTCGGCCATCTACTATATTGCGGGCGACAATTATTACCCTGGCCAATACGAGTTTCAGTGTCTTCACGGAATGGGGGAGTCACTTTACCAGCAGGTCGTGGGCAAGGTGAGCGATGGGAAACTGAATCGCCCTTGCCGAATTTACGCTCCCGTGGGCACTCACCAGACATTGCTTGCCTACCTGGTTCGCAGGCTGTTGGAGAACGGGGCGAATACATCTTTCGTCAATTTGATTGCTGACAAGTCAGTGTCAATCAAGGAGCTGGTCGCCGACCCGGTCAGAAAGATCGAAAGCCTTGCGCTGAAAGAGGGTGCCTTGGGTTTACCTCATCCTCGCGTCCCCTTGCCACGTGATCTGTATGGTGTCGAACGACCAAACTCGGCGGGCATCGATCTCGCGAACGAGCATCGCCTGGCGGCTCTGGCGGATGCGCTGGTTAGCACCACGCGTGCTGAATGGTTCGCTGCCCCCATGCTGGGCTGTTCAGCCAGTGACGGCAAAACGGAGGAGGTGCGTAACCCGTCCAACCTGCGTGATGTTGTAGGCCATGTTCAGCACGCAGATCTTGAAGATGTCAGCAACGCATTGGAGTGCGCGGTGCGCGCAGTTCCCGTTTGGCTGTCGACGCCGCTCAGTGAGCGCGCGGCCATTCTGGAGCGAGCTGCAACGCTGATGGAGGCTCAGACCCAGCCACTGATAGGACTGTTGGTGCGCGAGGCTGGAAAGACCTTTGCAAATGCCATTTCAGAGGTGCGAGAAGCGGCGGACTTCCTCAGGTATTACGCCGTACAGGCACGCAATGATTTCAACAACGACACCTACCTACCCTTGGGCCCAGTCGTTTGTATCAGCCCCTGGAACTTCCCGCTGGCGATTTTTACAGGCCAGGTAGCGGCGGCGCTCGCGGCGGGTAATCCGGTGTTGGCCAAACCTGCTGCACAAACATCACTGATCGCGGCCCAAGCCGTACGATTGCTTCTGGAGGCAGGTGTACCTAAGTCGGCGTTGCAATTACTACCAGGAAGTGGACGCATTCTAGGTTCAGCAATGATCGCGGATGAGCGCGTGAAAGGTGTGATGTTCACGGGTTCCACCGAGGTAGCTCGCTCCTTGCAAGAGACCCTGGCCGGGCGTCTTGATGAGCGAGGTCGGCCAGTGCCCCTGATCGCGGAAACTGGCGGACAAAATGCGATGATTGTCGACTCGTCCGCGTTGACGGAGCAGGTGGTTTTCGATGTCATCACTTCTGCTTTCGACAGCGCGGGTCAACGTTGTTCAGCACTGCGAGTCCTGTGCTTGCAAGAGGACTCCGCTGACGACGTTATCGAAATGCTCAAGGGGGCAATGGCTGAGTACCGCCTTGGCAACCCAGATCGGTTGAGCGTTGATATCGGGCCCGTCATCGATAGCGGCGCCAAAGCGGGCATTGAAAAACACATTCAATCGATGCGCACCAAAGGGCGAAATGTTTATCAGATCGCAATCGCAAACACCGAAGAAACTCGACGTGGGACTTATGTCATACCGACGCTGATTGAACTGCAAAGTATCGAGGAGCTGGAGCGAGAGATTTTCGGGCCAGTCTTACACGTTGTTCGGTACGCGCGTAAGGAGCTGGATCGCTTAGTGGATCAAATCAACAATTGTGGCTATGGGTTAACATTAGGCGTTCATACGCGCATTGATGAGACTATCGCCAAGGTCGTAGACAACGCCCACGTGGGGAACATCTACGTGAACCGCAACGTTGTCGGCGCAGTTGTTGGTGTGCAGCCGTTTGGTGGAGAGGGGCTCTCAGGAACGGGGCCAAAAGCTGGTGGCCCGCTGTACCTGTACCGCCTTCTCTCGGCACGTCCAGTCAATGCAATTTCGAGTTCATTTCAACGCAACAGCTCGTTTTGCAAGACGAATGTATCCGAACGTTCATTTGATTCTGCGCCGATCGATGAATTGAAAAAATGGGCCGCAGACAATAAAAGGTTAAGCTTGGTCGGGCTGTGTGTTCACTTTACACAGCAATCTCAAAGTGGCGTTACCCGAGTGCTGATGGGCCCAACCGGTGAGCGTAATAGCTATATTTTGCTTCCGCGCGAACAAATTCTGTGCCTGGCTGAGATTGAGGACGATCTCCTGATCCAATTGGCTGCGGTATTGGCGGTTGGTAGTCGTGCCTTGATAGTCGCCAACGCTAAAAGTCGTGCGCTTATTAGTCGATTGCCTCCTTCGGTTCAGGCGAGAATTCTTACGGTCACAGACTGGAAGATTCACGATGTGAAATTCGATGCAGTATTGCACCATGGCGATTCAAATGAACTTCGTGAAATTTGCCGAACGGTTGCTCAACGAAGTGGAGCGATTATCAGTGTGCACGGACAATCGAAAGGAGAAACTGATATTGCGCTGGAACGATTACTGATTGAACGTTCTGTGAGTGTCAACACAGCTGCTGCGGGTGGTAATGCCAGTTTGATGACCATCGGTTGAGGCCGGATCGATAAGGGGGCTTCTATTGGAGCTTCCTTAGCGATTTCTTAATCGGAGAACTTAAATTTGGATAGCGGCACAAAGCAAGTCCAGCATAAAAATAGAATTCCCTGTCCTAGGCTATGGTGATTGAAATGTCAGGTCGCACATTAGTGGACGCGTTCTCTCGGCGGATCGATTACTTAAGGATGTCGGTAACAGATCGCTGCGATTTTCGTTGCGTTTACTGTATGACTGAAGAGATGGAATTTCTGCCACGAAGCCAGATTTTGAGACTGGAGGAAATTTATCGTGTCGCCGAAAGTTTTGTCGCTTTAGGAACCCGCAAAATCAGGTTGACCGGGGGGGAGCCTCTGATACGTCCGGGTGTTGTGGGCCTGTGTGAACGTATAGCCGCTCTACCAGGCTTGAAGGAACTGTGCATGACCACTAACGGTTCACAGTTAAAAAGGCTTGCGCAGCCACTGATCGATAGTGGGCTTAGCCGTCTGAACATCAGCTTGGACAGTCTTGCGAATGAGCGTTTCAGTAAGCTGACACGCACGGGTAATTTGTATCAGGTTATCGAAGGCATCGACGCCGCAATCGCGGCAGGCTTCCAGAATACAAAGATCAATTGTGTAGTCATGAAGGGACACAATGACGGTGAAATAAATGATTTGATCCGTTTTGCGATTGACCGACACCTGGACATTTCTTTTATTGAGGAAATGCCTCTGGGGCTAATTACCGAGCACAGCCGAACGACTACCTATTTTTCCAGTGAACAAGTACGTCAATGTATTGCGCAGCAATATACAATGGTTGAGTCTGCTGAGACAACAGAGGGCCCCTCGCGGTATTGGAGGCTCGCTGAAGCACCGAATATTCGCGTAGGCTTTATTTCTCCTCAGAGTCATAATTTTTGTGACAGCTGTAATCGAGTGAGATTAACAGTTGAGGGGCGGCTCATACTATGTTTGGGGCACGAGCAAGCAGTCGATTTAATGTCCATTCTACGGAGTGACCAAAATGATCGAGACCTGTTAGAAAACGCGATCATTGAGTCCATGAAGGTAAAGCCGTATCGCCACAGCTTTCAAGTAAGTGATGATGTTCAGATTGTTCGCCTGATGAATATGACAGGTGGATAGTCAAGAAGCTGGAGAAGTTTTGGATTCCCCAGTGCGCAGAGTAACTTGGGCAGGCTTTAAGAGTGATTACGCTTTGAACGTGTGTTCTGCACCAGGAAACTCACCAGATTTGACTTGGGCCACATAGGTTTGTAATGCGGAGTAAATGCTGTCGTGACTTTTCATAAAGTTCTTAACGAATTTTGGCGTGTGCCCAGTCATTGATAGTCCCAATATGTCGTGGAGTACAAGTACTTGTCCATCCGTATCTGGCCCAGCGCCAATTCCAATAACCGGGATGCTGACGGATTGTGTGATTTCGGCTGCGAGCTCTTTAGGGACGCATTCCAGCACCAACATCGCGGCACCGGCTTGTTCCAGGGCCACCGCATCAGCCCGCAATTGCCGCGCGTGAGCCTCGTCGCGGCCTTGTACTTTATAGCCTCCCAATACATTGACCATTTGAGGCGCTAGTCCCATGTGTGCACACACCGGAACACCTCGATGTGAGAGCTCACGGATCGAATCCAATTGGAGTTGCGCGCCTTCAATTTTTATCATGTGCGCACCAGCTCGCATTAACAGCGCGCTACTGGTTAAGGTTTGTTCATGGGTGGCGTTGGCCATAAAGGGTAAGTCCGCGACAATTAGAGATCCGTGGTTACCTCGTTTAACACCAGCCACGTGGTAAGCAATTTCCTCAGTCGTTACCGGAAGTGTGCTGTCATGCCCTTGCAGCACCATGCCCAGGGAGTCGCCGATGAGCAACACCTCTACACCAGATACACTGCAGGCATGGGAAAAAGTCGCGTCATAGCACGCGAGCATAGTGATTTTTTCTTTTTTTTGCTTGAGTGACATCAATGTAGACAAGGTGGTAAGAGTCATCCGACTTCCTTCGGCGTTAAGTCTGAAAAAACAAGTCAATGAGAAAATTTGTTAGGCAACTTTTCTCATAAAGACTTTGGGGTAAATTAGGCATGTGAAAAGATGTAAAAGGTACGCATTGGGTACTGGGTAATGTCAGCGCTATCGTAGTGTTTGATTTTTAGTACGTATACATCCAACCGGACAACCTATAACTGAATTCAGCCAACATGCGAAAAAAAAATATTAGCCTACTCGACCTCGAAGGATTTTCCGCACCTATCTATTTTCGACAGGCTGAATTCGAAGCGGAGGGAGAAACTGATTGCCACCAGCATGCTTGGGGCTCCCTTGATTATGCCGCGAGCGGCGTTATGCATTATAAAATTGATGGGCAAAATCTCATTTCACCACCTCAGTACGCGGTATGGATTCCCCCTAACACCGAGCACAGTTTTCATAATGCGCAAGCTATTCTTTATCGATCGGTTTATTTGGCGCATGAATATTGCAAGCGATTGCCTTCGCATCCGCAGATTCTTATTATCAGCGATATAGTTAAATCCATTTTGAGTGATTTTGCGAAGCGCAATTTATGTACCCCTGAACGCGAAGAAGACATTCGTTTGGCGCAGGTGCTGATTGATCAACTGTGTCAGGCCAAAGTGCATCAATGCTATTTGCCAACGACTTCGCATCCTGGGTTGCTCAAAATACTCGATTTGATGCGCGAGGATCCTGGCAACAATTTTTTGCTGAGCGAATGGGCCGAGCGATTACACGTCAGCGAGCGGACTCTTGCTCGTCACTTCGTACGGGAATTGGGTATGAGTTTTGGGGAGTGGAGGCTGCGCTTGAGGTTTCTTGCAGCGGTAGATGCCCTTGAAACTGGGCGCACTGTACAGGAGATAGCATTTGATATGGGGTACAGCACGGCATCTGCATTCATTGCAATGTTTCGACGCCAGGGAGGTCTCACGCCGGAGCAGTATCGTCGACGCATGCTTAAGTAAAGGAGCAAAATAAATTGAAGAAAGGGCCCTTCGAGGGCCCTTTTTTATTGAATATTGCGAGGACAATTTGATCGCCAAATCATAGGCAGACATGGTTCATATCGCCTATAAAGCGAGCCATGATCTCGGATACACGTGTTTAGAGGATGGCCAAGTGGTTGGTGTTATCAGCGAACGGGACTATACGCGTAAGGTTGTTCTCCAGGGGTGATCCTCGGTTGGTACGCCGGTCAGAGCCAACATGAGCGCTCCTGTCGTGACGGCAGACTGTCAGCAGAGTATCGAGCGTTGCAAGGCGGTCATGACTGACAGACATCTGCGCCATTTACCGGTATTGAAAGGCGACCAACTGAATGGTCTTTAGTCGATTGGTGAGCTGGTGAAAGAAGCCATCGCCGAGCAGGCCGACCTGATCCGACAGCTGGGACACTACATTCGCGACCATTAGCGATCAAGTTCACTGGGGGGCGTTGGTGACTCAGCATCAGTTCAAGCAGATGCAACACAGACGAAACATTACAGCCATATGATTCCCGTCAAGAAGCATGCGCAAGCTGCTCGACTCAGTCGCGACTAACAATGAGGCGGCGGCGCTCGATGTGATGTGCGTAGCAGAGCAGCTTCATGACGAAGTTCTTCGTCAACGATTGCTCAACATGATTCACCGGCTCAACCAGGACGCCCATAATTTGCGCATGGCGCGTGACGATATCCAAGGTGGAGCCATAAAGCTCGCGTGAGCGGCCTTGTAGACGTTACACAGTCGTCCCTTCGGGCCACTAGGCCCGGCTAAAGCTTGTTTTCGCTGATCGAACACCTTTATCCAAAGTCTTAGTGAAAAATCAAAACGGCGCTGGTAATGTCCCGGCCACGTTCGCCAACCATTAAGGGATGGAGGCGAAAATAGAAGCCCTGGAGCCGCGAACCTCCGGGGCTTTGTTTTTTCTACTCTGTGGCTTTTTCACGTACGGTTTCCATTGCTACTGCACCGGCAATGGTTAGGTGCTTGTACGTGCAGGCTCAGAGCGCGGCGTGCAAGCGTTCGAGCTGTTCACGCTCCTAAGCACTCAATAGGTCGACAGGATCAGTTCCTTCGCGCTGCCAGAGTTCAAGTGTACCGACTCGGCCATCAGGCGACCTGCAGTACTCGCAGTAGTCCAGGGTGTCACAGTCATTGAAGAGGGTGAGTCTCCAGCCATCAATCTCCACGGACATGAGGCCGTGATAAATCTCGCTCCAGGACTGTGTGGAGCTTCGCATCATGATGCGTTTGCCGAGCACGACATCCGTCAGCACCTGGCAGACCTCGCGGGCGGGGAGAGGTGAGGTTGTGTTCAAATCAATATACTCTCGGGTGATCGCATGCCCAAGGCTAAGCTACGGTACGAGGTGGCGTGAATTGACTGTTGATCGTTCAAGCCAACGACGTCCGGCTAGCCTAATAAACTCGAAACTACTCACTCCGGCGACATGAGCACCGCAAG
This region of Pseudomonas fluorescens genomic DNA includes:
- the lhpI gene encoding bifunctional Delta(1)-pyrroline-2-carboxylate/Delta(1)-piperideine-2-carboxylate reductase, giving the protein MADKKYIICDKAETAALLDFAQLTDAIEQASQEYTQGQITSPERMVVPMALGGVMLSMPAVSEDLAIHKLVNVQPKNRDLNIPTIHGHVSVYDAETGSPLFILDGPEVTGRRTAAVTMLVIRTFKEALPKEILIIGTGTQATYHLQAIQALYPESKVWMRGINAADAQQFCTTNRRVHPNLHPCVDDEVPETVDVIITLTTSTVPVYNQSGQVGRLVVGVGAFKPEMAEIGKNTLFSSDIYIDDPAGAKHEAGDLIQAGIDWTQTRSLASAFTDTPDLTRPIVFKSVGTGAWDLAACRVARAKLGV
- a CDS encoding AraC family transcriptional regulator, which produces MRKKNISLLDLEGFSAPIYFRQAEFEAEGETDCHQHAWGSLDYAASGVMHYKIDGQNLISPPQYAVWIPPNTEHSFHNAQAILYRSVYLAHEYCKRLPSHPQILIISDIVKSILSDFAKRNLCTPEREEDIRLAQVLIDQLCQAKVHQCYLPTTSHPGLLKILDLMREDPGNNFLLSEWAERLHVSERTLARHFVRELGMSFGEWRLRLRFLAAVDALETGRTVQEIAFDMGYSTASAFIAMFRRQGGLTPEQYRRRMLK
- the moaA gene encoding GTP 3',8-cyclase MoaA, whose product is MSGRTLVDAFSRRIDYLRMSVTDRCDFRCVYCMTEEMEFLPRSQILRLEEIYRVAESFVALGTRKIRLTGGEPLIRPGVVGLCERIAALPGLKELCMTTNGSQLKRLAQPLIDSGLSRLNISLDSLANERFSKLTRTGNLYQVIEGIDAAIAAGFQNTKINCVVMKGHNDGEINDLIRFAIDRHLDISFIEEMPLGLITEHSRTTTYFSSEQVRQCIAQQYTMVESAETTEGPSRYWRLAEAPNIRVGFISPQSHNFCDSCNRVRLTVEGRLILCLGHEQAVDLMSILRSDQNDRDLLENAIIESMKVKPYRHSFQVSDDVQIVRLMNMTGG
- the panB gene encoding 3-methyl-2-oxobutanoate hydroxymethyltransferase translates to MTLTTLSTLMSLKQKKEKITMLACYDATFSHACSVSGVEVLLIGDSLGMVLQGHDSTLPVTTEEIAYHVAGVKRGNHGSLIVADLPFMANATHEQTLTSSALLMRAGAHMIKIEGAQLQLDSIRELSHRGVPVCAHMGLAPQMVNVLGGYKVQGRDEAHARQLRADAVALEQAGAAMLVLECVPKELAAEITQSVSIPVIGIGAGPDTDGQVLVLHDILGLSMTGHTPKFVKNFMKSHDSIYSALQTYVAQVKSGEFPGAEHTFKA
- a CDS encoding short-chain fatty acid transporter, translating into MNTERLSNVGYKSTSGRLERIAISVSNWSEKWFPEAYIFAALAVIVVTLAAMSMGVPLVQVARGFGDGYWTLIPFTMQMALVAISGYIVAVSPLASRLIDSLARMPRTARGAVVLVACVSLGTSLFNWAISLILSGLLAKAMARRNDLHLDYRAAGAAAYLGMGATWALGLSSSAAQLMANPASLPTGLIEISGVIPFSETIFSWQSMLMTAILIVVSVAIAYFSTPTGNRVKTAADLGVDLTEINLVVSKPQRPGEWLEYSPVMTVLVVLLSSLWLYSEFTTKDPVLAISNLNTYNFLFLTLGMLLCWRPIRFIRAFAKAVPSVAGVLIQFPLYGGIAYIMTKAANVDGQTLSHVLASGFVSVASYDTFSAVMGLYSAILGFFIPSGGGKWLIEAPYVLQAANELKVNLGWSVQIYNAAEALPNLINPFWMLPLLGVLGLRARDIVGFTFTQLLVHLPLVLFLLWFFASTFQYIAPVIPGK
- a CDS encoding DUF7693 family protein — protein: MNTTSPLPAREVCQVLTDVVLGKRIMMRSSTQSWSEIYHGLMSVEIDGWRLTLFNDCDTLDYCEYCRSPDGRVGTLELWQREGTDPVDLLSA